One genomic segment of Lebetimonas natsushimae includes these proteins:
- a CDS encoding aminotransferase class I/II-fold pyridoxal phosphate-dependent enzyme, whose product MYEKELNILKKKNRLRKRNLYPDNITDLASNDYLGLAENKKILDKACSKAKEFKSHSAKASMLVNGYHRAHRLLEDKLKNLNNFEEALILGSGFLANMALFELGRKGDIFYVDEEYHASGIIGSKLTGAEVKFFKHNDFENLKKISVDYKKYNRVFTVVEGIYSMMGDKVKKEITDYAQEIGHLIIDEAHSVGVIGNNLMGITDEYNLNPNKTIKMGTLGKALGSYGAYILAKKEVIEFLLNKARSVIYTTALSPVDSLIAYYGLEEIENNLNLFKEKIKKRKELFNTDSLIKIIPAKDNETLLQKQKELLEKNILIGAIRPPTVKNPIYRVILRANVNLDIISKTLNFLGDK is encoded by the coding sequence ATGTATGAAAAAGAATTAAATATTTTAAAGAAAAAAAACCGACTCCGTAAAAGGAATCTTTATCCTGACAATATAACAGATTTGGCAAGTAACGATTATCTGGGACTTGCAGAAAATAAAAAAATTTTAGATAAAGCCTGCTCTAAAGCTAAAGAATTTAAATCACACTCAGCAAAAGCATCGATGCTTGTAAACGGCTACCATAGGGCACATAGACTACTTGAAGACAAATTAAAAAATCTTAATAATTTTGAAGAGGCTTTAATTCTTGGCAGCGGATTTTTAGCAAATATGGCTTTGTTTGAACTTGGCAGAAAAGGTGATATTTTTTATGTGGATGAAGAATACCACGCAAGCGGAATAATCGGAAGCAAACTAACTGGTGCCGAAGTTAAATTTTTTAAACATAATGATTTTGAAAACTTAAAAAAAATCTCAGTTGATTATAAAAAGTACAATAGAGTTTTTACAGTGGTTGAGGGGATTTACTCTATGATGGGAGATAAGGTAAAAAAAGAAATAACAGATTACGCCCAGGAAATAGGACACCTGATAATAGACGAAGCCCACAGTGTAGGTGTAATTGGAAATAATTTAATGGGAATTACTGATGAATATAATTTAAATCCGAACAAAACCATAAAAATGGGAACTTTAGGAAAAGCACTTGGAAGTTACGGGGCTTATATTTTGGCAAAAAAAGAAGTAATTGAATTTTTACTTAATAAGGCAAGAAGTGTAATTTATACAACCGCCTTAAGCCCTGTCGATTCACTGATTGCATATTACGGTTTGGAAGAAATTGAAAATAACCTGAATTTGTTTAAAGAAAAAATCAAAAAAAGAAAAGAACTTTTTAACACTGATTCGCTTATAAAAATAATTCCTGCAAAAGACAATGAAACACTGCTTCAAAAACAAAAAGAACTTTTAGAAAAAAATATTTTAATTGGCGCTATTCGCCCCCCAACAGTTAAGAATCCAATTTACAGGGTTATTTTAAGAGCGAATGTAAATCTTGATATAATTTCTAAAACTTTAAATTTTTTAGGAGATAAATGA